One region of Gilliamella sp. ESL0405 genomic DNA includes:
- a CDS encoding Arc family DNA-binding protein produces the protein MTTIKPFPTRLPSDLRSYLEEKANVNKRSLNNELVDRLEVTRVIKNITQINLREIIYEILILERYKNELKAITSEYGKLRDSYVA, from the coding sequence ATGACTACAATCAAACCATTTCCAACAAGATTGCCATCAGATTTACGAAGTTATTTAGAAGAAAAAGCAAATGTAAATAAAAGAAGCTTGAATAATGAGTTAGTTGATAGACTTGAAGTTACTAGAGTTATTAAAAATATTACTCAAATAAATTTACGCGAAATTATATATGAAATTTTGATTCTTGAGCGTTATAAAAATGAGCTTAAAGCTATTACAAGCGAATATGGTAAATTAAGAGACTCCTACGTTGCGTAA